The sequence tAACCAAAatttagggatgtaaatgaaccaaaccattcgcgagctattcgaagctcggttCGATAAAAAactcgtttgagtttgtttgttaatcatatcaaaccaagcccaagctcaattttgagctcgaaaatttaatcaaatcaagctcaagcctaaggatattcggctcgtgagctcgcaaacatgttcgataataggctcgcgagctcgagctcgagctcggcttgtttaggtggctcgtaagctcgagttcgagtcgtttaggtggctcgtaagcttgagcttggctcatttgttgagttgacaaataaaaatagtagtactaatgtcaatggaaggaattgaatacaagacatgtttgaaaaaatgatgaatttacACCATTTActcacaattacatttttaatcttatttgcatatcattatactaaaatgttctttaaaatacaataaataaaataaattaacagaaatacatCAACTTATTCATTTTCACTAAAAACTTACATAaccaagtcatatacaagttgagtaactttactattagtctgtgaaggttaattaaaaattttacatgttaaattgatatgtcatttgacattaatcaataatttaagttaattatgtcgaattcatttcataatgatgtgtTGTCTTAGATctactatatttaatgaatactctagatgattttggtgatatcagtatataatgaatattctagatgtatgattttggaatgttcaataatatactgatttatgtttttttagcccttatttgtgtcgttttggttatttatgaatgaattgaCATTTatatgtctgatttaaaattagtttatagatatatttaatttttaacaagctcgaatcaaactcaaactcgagctcaattctatgcttatcgagctcgaaaacgagacgagctcaagccaagcttgttaaacatgataaacaagctattaatgaatcaagctcgagcctgacttgattaacatgctaaacgagcttttaacaagacgagctcgagcttttctcgagctcagtaatttcaatacaaaccgagcTCGAACTCGAGCCTCAAACAGTTTtaaacaaaccaagctcaagcttgatactgtttggtttggtttggatcgtttacatccctaccAAAATTTGTATCAATAATCTcacattaattttaatatttatgttcaAAGAATCCAATAATTGGTTGGGCCTTCTTGAGTAGAGAGACTGGCGACGGCCCTCGAGGGGATTTAACCATCAAAATACCCTGTTAACgggaaaatttgtaaaataactttGTTCGACTATTTAAATGagaagataatttttttaattaaataattaaccaagattaaaaaacaaaatacctCTACAACCAACTAGTGGGGCACATTTGATTGCGTGATTTGTTTTATCAATTTTGGCATGTGATGTATGgattaattcaaatttaataaaatattaaaattttatttaaaccatcatgtttatttattatttttttcaattctatacttttatgtttcaattttttttaacgttTGAGCTCTCCGGGGAAGgaaatttaatgttttttttgtaTCAAAACCTGAATTTGGTATGTTTGAagtgtattttaaaattaaccCAAAAGACAAGAaagatttacaaaaaaatttgacTTCAGCCCAATCATTAAGCAAGCCCACCGGCGCAGCCCAAACAAATGTTCCACTACGGCTCTAGACCTACCATTCCTCAGCAAGTTCTCTCTTGCCAATCGAACTAACTCGGAGTTCTCCCTTGTCAATCACGTCGaaaaccaaatatttttttgtcgGTTTTGAATTATATCCCTTTATTTTGGATTTATTactctattttatgatgtttgatttttattttagttaatttgTCTCTTTTTTGGCAGCTGGTGAGATGATTTCTGCAGTGGAGGCGTCGAGTCTTTCTGCTGTCTCGTTGAATCCTCGAATCAACAGACCTAGTGTCTTCAACCATGTAATTGATGTTCCAACGTTTTCATTTTGAGTAAAGCTTTAGTCTGTTGAGTTTCGAGTTATGAATTCCTTTAGTTTATTTTGTAGTTAGGTTTTGAATATAATAATTGTGTATGGGAGGATTTTATCTTCGCTCCTTCATCAAATGCAGCAAATTGCTTCTTAATCCCTTCAAAAccatttatttgaataatttgatttactttattttttttgaaaatagcaTGGTTTAGTTCAAATATCCATTTATTTTTAGGAAGTGATATCAGTGGTTTCAATTTGCAATTGTAATGGTTATAGGTGATGCTTGATACTGGAGAACGAAACTTCGTGTGCCCTCACAAGCAAtggaatttatttttgaatgcaAATTTTGGAGTGGGAGCTAAAATCTCACCGGCTTGCAATGGTAAAAATTCATGGAATTACTACCcttgttttaagtttttttttcctttcagcTTAAATATATATCTAATTCTTTTCTTGTTCAGAACAGCACCTTTGATGAAATCTTCAAGATCACGCTCATTGATATCATGTCAAGTCACGAGAGAGGAGTCCGGTGGAACCCTGAGTGGAGAAAGCATCTTACTAAATGAGCAGACACTGGAGCGAGAATTGCAGGTTGCTATCGACCAAGAGAACTATGCTCAAGCCGCAAAACTCAGGGATAGCCTTCGACTTCTCCAGGAAGACAGCAAGGCTGCAGTATTAGCAGCAAATGCTAGATTTTACAATTCATTCAGAAATGGCGATTTGGCTGCTATGCAAGCTCTCTGGTCGAAGGGTGAGCATGTGTGTGTTGTACACCCTGGTGTAAGTGGCATATCTGGTTATGACCTTGTGATGGGGAGCTGGGAATTCGTTTGGGCAGACTATGAATTCCCTCTAGAAATCGAGACAAAGGATGTTCAAGTCCATGTTAGAGGCGATGTAGGGTATGTTACGTGCATTGAAATGGTTAAAACAAAAGGCAGCAACTGGGGAAGACATTTTACGTCGAATGTCTTTGAGAAGGTTAATGGCCAATGGCACATTTGTATTCACCATGCATCATATGTTGACTTGTGATCGAGATCGTCGTATGCAAACACGTTTCGGGTTCTACTTTAAATGTAATGCTAGTTGCAATGCCGTGGAATTGTGCTATCATTTGTAAGCTTTAAgttttgataataataatttattttattttggcaAGTGGTGGGTGGCAAGTGGCTTAATCACTTTTTTGTTATGCTGTGGAATTATGCTAATCATGTCATGACAATGTAAAAATTGATTTCAATGGATTCCCTATATATCGATTATACCCCCAAGCATTGACTGTAGATCATTTTATTAAGAAACTAGTGCTCGACATATACCAACCCGAGCAATACGATTAATATCAAAAACACAACTTTACAGAGGACACAGGTGAGACAAGAACGCACAACATTTCTACATTAGCTGATCCCCTGACAATACTCCAAAGGTCAAAAGACATACCACCATTCTTCTTTCTCCACCATTTACACTGAAACCAAATCGAATTAGTGTCAAATGCCAATTATACTCTCTTCGATAGCTATAACTGGCCTCACTAATTCGAGAACAAATATCTAAATGctgatttcttggttcatcTCGTCAGATCCTTCCAACCGGTGACAAGGGCGGACATGTGGAATACTCTGCAGGCCGTGGCTCTTGGAATGTCGAACTTTTCATCTCAGCAGTTCCCGTATTAAGTTCTGGGGTGAATTCTGTGTCTGATCGCTCATTCGCATCCAAGATTTTATAAAACTTACAACAGGTTGCAGATGCTACACATGTGGCAAATACCTCTAAAAGAGAAATGGACACATCGAATGCAACAGAGTAAAATCCATTGCCAACTGGCTCCAATGTGAGAACAGGCTTGTTCTTCTGCTGTCCCTCCTGTCAGATGCGTAATTTAATCCAAAAAGTAATGTACCAAGTTTCAGATATAAGAGGTAAAGTAGTGACGTGAAGCATTGTAAAATTTTTACCTGCGCGAAAAAATTAACAAGATCAGTAGAAGACTTGGAAATAGATTGTTTCATAATCTTGCAACAGTGGTCACGGTGGCTAGTAAGGACTCGTAGCTTGCAGCCGATATCCCACCCTCCACAATCACATGCTCCACACGATCTCCATCGGCTAATTAGTGGTGATGGTGCACCTTTAATGGGTGTACCATGAACACCACTTGGAAGGATGACTACTGTACTCTTagaaatttcattttcttgtgTATTCCCATTGTGAAATCCGTTTGCGAGACTTAGTTCTTTTTCATTAAGCTTTTCAACTGAGTTCTTCACTACAATGGCTGCAATCTCCTTGTTGGGTAAAAACTCATGGGTTTGCTCGATTATCTCCAGTGGATCAATACCATATAAGACACATTCTCTCACGACACATTGACCAGAATTCTCGGTAGTGCAAGAGCTTGAAATTTTCATCTGACCAACGATACTGTAACCAAGACCGCTGGAATCCGTAGCCTTTGATCCTTGGCTCATCCAGTTCATACCCTTTTTCCTAATCTCATGAAGAGAATAGAATGCAAAAACCTTGCAGTTGTCACTCTTTCCAGATTGTGGATGCCTATGCATAACAGCTGCTAGCTTGTCTATTCTATTTTCGACCACAAAGTTAAAGAAAGGGAGTTCATTCTTCAATGTCAGATGGAAAAGAGCCTTCAAAGTTGATGTACCGGGCTTCTTATCCCGAGACAGTCCCTTGGTGGCCATATCACCAGATATCGACTGCACGCTAACAGTCTTCGATTGAGCTCCTTTGTGCTTCAGCAATGGGTCGAGCAATCTTCTTAAAGGGCTAGACCTCCCTTTGGTTCTAGAGTTTGCCGTGTCTCTATCAAAGTTATTCACAGCAGAGGTGATTTCGGGATTTGCAGTTTCAGATTTGGCAGCAGTATGCACAGGATTCATCTGTGCAACAGCCAAACCCTCCTTAAAACTTAAACt comes from Primulina huaijiensis isolate GDHJ02 chromosome 2, ASM1229523v2, whole genome shotgun sequence and encodes:
- the LOC140971110 gene encoding uncharacterized protein, with the protein product MAFSNKNKPETVPQDRGHDLDQRKIMIQEQPLSVVKEKTPSLPRTGKRLHVQEKHKFEHPFGQPYLDPSCLLKQKASDEHVIQYKSSENMAHNNDELVKNMLNLPGFLQRVEKKKNIQEKALNFGVLDWESLEKWKFNERMPGKYIGKTSLPNSISSSTPEGPPKISPNLRKQPSSHDLHLCSSPGKPPISHGKMLSSLSQSKPPALNSLHLNEGKKHVAALAHGKINAHEQKNEPRAGEPNLTFESFLSELQDVKLQKPEHCPCRQRSCLEISQCTESRTSFDEQISKEIGSRLSACFSPRECHSGELSARISHLFPQSTVATVPTEFATIAPSVGKCSALKEKTTRHSFSVEGSEKTQPDVSKDPTFKGRHLSPIHRFSFNLGRTSRSLSFKEGLAVAQMNPVHTAAKSETANPEITSAVNNFDRDTANSRTKGRSSPLRRLLDPLLKHKGAQSKTVSVQSISGDMATKGLSRDKKPGTSTLKALFHLTLKNELPFFNFVVENRIDKLAAVMHRHPQSGKSDNCKVFAFYSLHEIRKKGMNWMSQGSKATDSSGLGYSIVGQMKISSSCTTENSGQCVVRECVLYGIDPLEIIEQTHEFLPNKEIAAIVVKNSVEKLNEKELSLANGFHNGNTQENEISKSTVVILPSGVHGTPIKGAPSPLISRWRSCGACDCGGWDIGCKLRVLTSHRDHCCKIMKQSISKSSTDLVNFFAQEGQQKNKPVLTLEPVGNGFYSVAFDVSISLLEVFATCVASATCCKFYKILDANERSDTEFTPELNTGTAEMKSSTFQEPRPAEYSTCPPLSPVGRI
- the LOC140971111 gene encoding uncharacterized protein, which translates into the protein MISAVEASSLSAVSLNPRINRPSVFNHVMLDTGERNFVCPHKQWNLFLNANFGVGAKISPACNAPLMKSSRSRSLISCQVTREESGGTLSGESILLNEQTLERELQVAIDQENYAQAAKLRDSLRLLQEDSKAAVLAANARFYNSFRNGDLAAMQALWSKGEHVCVVHPGVSGISGYDLVMGSWEFVWADYEFPLEIETKDVQVHVRGDVGYVTCIEMVKTKGSNWGRHFTSNVFEKVNGQWHICIHHASYVDL